The proteins below come from a single Prochlorococcus marinus str. MIT 9215 genomic window:
- the pyk gene encoding pyruvate kinase, whose amino-acid sequence MSNIDLKRRTKIVATIGPATQSKEIITDLIIAGVTTFRLNFSHGDHKDHAERIKTIREVSKKLDIDIGILQDLQGPKIRLGRFKDGPVKVKKGDKFTLTSNDVECTNTIANVTYDKLSQEISEGKRILLDDGKIEMIVEKVDLKSNNLECIVTVGGVLSNNKGVNFPDVQLSVKALTEKDKEDLKFGLSEGVDWIALSFVRNPSDINEIKDLINKNGHSTPVVAKIEKFEAIDQIDTVLPLCDGVMVARGDLGVEMPAEEVPLLQKELIRKANTLGIPIITATQMLDSMASNPRPTRAEVSDVANAILDGTDAVMLSNETAVGDYPVEAVETMATIARRIERDYPLKAIESHLPSTIPNAISAAVSNIARQLDAGAIIPLTKSGSTARNVSKFRPPTPILATTTERSVARRLQLVWGVTPIVVKNDERTAKTFSLAMQIAQEMGILNQGDLVVQTAGTLTGISGSTDLIKVGLVRKIVSRGISIGEIGVTGKARIIKNNPDISLICPGEILFVPEELMKNIPLSKNIAGIVTNQNVNDVYALFNKNNKKISTICNLENIDNHQISNGDLITLQLNEGVIYKGQIEDDDDAIDKYKYV is encoded by the coding sequence ATGTCGAATATTGATTTAAAAAGAAGAACAAAAATAGTAGCAACGATTGGACCTGCGACTCAATCTAAAGAAATAATTACAGATTTAATTATAGCTGGAGTAACAACATTCAGATTAAATTTCTCACATGGAGATCATAAAGATCATGCTGAGAGAATAAAAACCATAAGAGAAGTATCAAAAAAGCTAGATATAGATATTGGAATATTGCAAGATCTTCAAGGACCTAAAATACGATTAGGACGCTTTAAAGATGGGCCAGTAAAAGTTAAAAAAGGTGATAAATTTACACTGACATCAAATGATGTTGAATGTACAAATACTATTGCAAATGTAACCTACGATAAACTTTCTCAAGAAATTAGTGAAGGGAAAAGAATACTTTTAGATGATGGAAAAATAGAAATGATTGTAGAAAAAGTTGATTTAAAATCCAATAATTTGGAGTGCATAGTAACTGTAGGAGGGGTGCTTTCAAACAATAAAGGTGTTAATTTTCCAGATGTTCAATTATCAGTAAAAGCATTAACAGAAAAAGATAAAGAGGATTTAAAATTCGGTTTATCTGAGGGAGTTGATTGGATAGCACTAAGTTTCGTAAGAAATCCATCTGATATAAATGAGATAAAAGATTTAATAAACAAAAATGGGCATTCAACTCCTGTAGTCGCAAAAATAGAAAAATTTGAAGCAATTGATCAAATCGATACAGTTTTACCCTTATGTGATGGTGTTATGGTTGCAAGAGGTGATTTGGGAGTAGAAATGCCTGCTGAAGAAGTTCCACTTTTACAAAAGGAATTAATAAGAAAAGCTAATACATTAGGTATCCCAATAATTACAGCGACTCAAATGCTTGATTCTATGGCTTCTAACCCAAGACCAACTAGGGCTGAAGTTAGTGATGTTGCAAATGCAATTCTGGATGGTACTGATGCTGTAATGCTTTCGAACGAAACTGCAGTTGGCGATTATCCTGTAGAGGCAGTTGAAACGATGGCAACTATAGCAAGAAGAATTGAAAGGGATTACCCACTTAAGGCTATTGAAAGCCACTTACCCAGTACTATCCCAAATGCTATTAGTGCAGCAGTAAGTAATATAGCTAGACAACTTGATGCAGGAGCTATAATCCCTTTAACAAAATCAGGTTCTACCGCTCGAAATGTAAGTAAGTTCAGACCACCAACACCTATTTTGGCAACAACTACAGAGAGGAGTGTAGCTAGAAGATTGCAACTTGTTTGGGGAGTTACTCCAATAGTAGTTAAAAATGATGAAAGAACAGCAAAAACTTTTAGTTTAGCTATGCAAATTGCTCAGGAGATGGGAATCCTAAATCAAGGAGATTTAGTAGTTCAAACCGCAGGTACATTAACTGGAATTAGTGGCTCTACAGATTTAATAAAAGTCGGTTTAGTAAGAAAAATTGTATCAAGAGGAATTTCAATAGGGGAAATCGGTGTTACAGGTAAAGCAAGAATAATTAAAAACAATCCTGATATTTCTTTAATTTGCCCGGGAGAAATATTATTTGTTCCAGAGGAATTAATGAAAAATATTCCACTGAGTAAAAATATTGCAGGTATTGTTACGAACCAAAATGTGAATGATGTTTATGCTTTATTTAACAAGAATAATAAAAAGATTTCTACAATTTGTAATTTAGAAAATATAGATAATCATCAAATTAGTAATGGCGACCTTATTACACTTCAGCTTAATGAAGGTGTTATTTATAAGGGACAAATTGAAGATGATGATGATGCAATAGATAAATATAAATATGTCTAG
- a CDS encoding YggT family protein, which translates to MLSEIFAVLGQTLSIYSFILIIRILLTWFPGIDWSNGVLSALTSITDPYLNIFRGIIPPIGGFDISSLLAFLLLNVIQNLITNLQYASLGYS; encoded by the coding sequence ATGTTATCTGAGATTTTTGCAGTACTGGGCCAAACTTTATCAATTTATTCTTTTATATTGATAATAAGAATTTTACTTACATGGTTTCCAGGTATCGATTGGAGTAACGGTGTTTTATCTGCATTAACTTCTATTACAGATCCTTATTTAAACATTTTTAGAGGAATTATACCTCCAATAGGTGGATTTGATATTTCATCATTATTAGCTTTTTTACTTTTAAATGTTATTCAAAATTTAATTACAAATCTCCAGTATGCGAGCTTAGGTTATAGCTGA
- a CDS encoding biotin transporter BioY, with product MLNFYKLIEILVSLQSLVITSMLPVYIPLPFIYKSSNNFELPITWQIPTIILLTLIFHKKVVYRAFTIYIILGLFIFPVFHQGGSIGYLLTPNFGYLLGYYPLIKIIDNLNNRNKINVRNFLKNGLIAIGAMHLTGIFYSFIQILFYSQFNLFLYNLGKYSLGKIGYHFLMLFPLLLLIKLIERLKPIK from the coding sequence ATGCTCAATTTTTATAAATTAATTGAGATACTGGTGAGTCTTCAATCACTAGTAATAACATCAATGTTACCTGTTTATATTCCACTACCTTTTATCTATAAATCTAGTAATAACTTTGAATTGCCTATCACATGGCAAATTCCAACCATAATTTTATTAACACTTATATTTCATAAAAAAGTTGTTTACAGAGCATTTACTATCTATATAATTTTAGGGTTATTTATATTTCCTGTTTTTCATCAGGGAGGTTCAATAGGTTATTTGCTCACTCCTAATTTTGGTTATTTATTGGGTTATTATCCATTAATCAAAATAATTGATAATTTAAATAATAGAAATAAAATAAACGTTAGAAACTTCTTAAAAAATGGATTGATAGCAATAGGTGCTATGCATTTAACTGGAATATTTTACAGCTTCATACAAATTTTATTCTACAGTCAATTTAATTTATTTTTATATAATTTAGGGAAATACTCATTAGGTAAGATTGGATATCATTTTTTAATGCTTTTTCCACTTTTATTACTAATTAAACTTATAGAACGTTTAAAGCCTATCAAATAA
- a CDS encoding ABC transporter permease yields the protein MSRNISIKEAFGMATKTLVSNKLRSSLTMLGIIIGNASVITLVGLGRGAQTLAKNQLSNLGANVLFIVPGNNDTRRRGISFPKNLVLEDAVAIRNQVPTVKKVAPQISANEIVQSNSKSLNISIAGVTPEFLEVRSFEVDKGRFLSKSDVNSARSYVVIGPDLKDEFFKDKSSSLGEKIRIKDHTYEIIGILKPKGAVFGSNQDKNAYIPLTTMVNRITGKDPTYGVSLSFISVEAINKNATSAAKFQITNLLRQRHKIIRDDDFAVRSQEDALNIVTNITSGLTFLLAAIGAVSLVVGGIGIMNIMLVSVSERTEEIGLRKAIGAKQSDILIQFLIEALILSTIGGLIGTTTGLSGVFLLSLITPLPASVGITTTTSTMIISGSIGLIFGVLPAKRASKLDPIVALRSL from the coding sequence ATGTCTAGGAATATATCAATAAAAGAAGCCTTTGGCATGGCCACAAAAACTTTAGTTTCGAACAAATTAAGAAGTTCTTTAACAATGCTTGGAATAATTATAGGAAATGCTTCAGTTATTACACTTGTTGGACTTGGTAGAGGTGCTCAAACATTAGCAAAAAACCAATTAAGTAATTTAGGTGCCAATGTTTTATTCATTGTTCCAGGAAATAATGACACTAGAAGAAGAGGTATTTCATTTCCTAAAAACCTAGTTTTAGAGGATGCAGTAGCAATAAGAAATCAAGTACCAACAGTTAAAAAAGTAGCTCCTCAAATCTCAGCTAACGAAATAGTGCAATCAAATTCTAAAAGTTTAAATATATCAATTGCTGGAGTTACTCCTGAATTTCTTGAAGTAAGGAGCTTTGAAGTTGATAAGGGAAGATTTTTATCAAAAAGTGATGTTAATAGTGCAAGAAGTTATGTTGTAATAGGTCCTGATCTAAAAGACGAATTTTTTAAAGATAAATCTTCATCACTTGGGGAAAAAATCAGAATTAAAGACCACACTTATGAAATTATCGGAATATTAAAACCAAAAGGTGCTGTATTTGGAAGTAATCAAGACAAAAATGCTTATATTCCATTAACCACCATGGTCAATAGGATTACAGGTAAGGACCCGACATATGGGGTAAGTTTAAGCTTTATTAGTGTTGAGGCAATTAATAAAAATGCAACTAGTGCCGCTAAATTTCAGATTACTAATTTATTAAGGCAAAGACATAAAATAATTAGAGATGATGACTTTGCGGTTAGATCACAAGAAGATGCATTGAATATAGTAACCAACATAACAAGCGGATTAACGTTTTTATTGGCTGCTATTGGTGCAGTATCTTTAGTGGTTGGAGGCATAGGAATCATGAATATTATGCTCGTTTCTGTAAGCGAAAGGACAGAAGAGATAGGACTTAGAAAAGCAATAGGAGCTAAACAATCAGATATATTAATTCAATTTTTAATTGAGGCATTGATTTTATCTACAATTGGAGGATTAATTGGAACAACCACGGGTTTATCAGGTGTTTTTCTTTTATCTCTGATAACACCACTTCCTGCATCAGTAGGAATTACAACTACTACTTCCACCATGATCATTTCAGGATCAATAGGTTTAATCTTTGGTGTTTTACCTGCAAAAAGAGCTTCTAAATTAGATCCAATTGTTGCATTGAGAAGTTTATAA
- the scpB gene encoding SMC-Scp complex subunit ScpB, whose translation MDLVTKVEAVLYLKGRPITKKDLSEITNSDINSINDAIKDLKNKYSNPKSAIELNAVNNSFSLELKSSLNEFVDDLLPSDLKTSELRTLATIAIKKKILQSDLILLRGSGAYDHIKELLEKKFIIKRKQKDGRSYWLSLSEKFFQTFAVSNEYLSNIGSSINKQQ comes from the coding sequence ATAGATCTAGTTACTAAAGTTGAAGCTGTTCTATATTTAAAAGGCAGACCAATAACAAAAAAGGATCTTTCAGAAATTACTAATTCTGATATCAACTCAATAAATGATGCAATTAAAGATCTAAAAAATAAATACTCTAATCCCAAGTCAGCTATTGAATTAAATGCAGTTAATAACAGTTTTTCTCTCGAACTAAAATCTAGTCTTAATGAATTCGTCGATGATTTACTTCCTTCTGATCTGAAAACATCTGAATTAAGGACATTGGCAACTATTGCCATCAAAAAAAAGATCCTGCAATCGGATCTTATACTTCTTCGAGGTTCAGGCGCTTATGATCATATTAAGGAATTATTAGAAAAGAAATTTATCATCAAAAGGAAGCAAAAAGATGGTAGATCATATTGGTTATCATTATCAGAAAAGTTTTTTCAAACTTTTGCTGTAAGTAATGAATATCTTTCAAATATAGGAAGCAGTATTAATAAGCAGCAATAA
- a CDS encoding nucleoside triphosphate pyrophosphohydrolase family protein: MDFKTYQKKARETAQYPDLGSNNIYPTLGLVGEAGEVAEKVKKVLRDKNGIFDNESKLGIKKELGDVLWYVSNLCTELNFNLEDVALQNLEKLKLRAAKGKIRGSGDDR; this comes from the coding sequence ATGGATTTTAAAACTTATCAGAAAAAAGCCAGAGAAACAGCGCAATATCCAGATTTAGGTTCAAATAATATTTATCCAACGCTTGGTTTAGTCGGAGAGGCTGGTGAGGTAGCAGAAAAAGTAAAAAAGGTTTTAAGAGATAAAAATGGAATATTTGATAACGAATCGAAATTAGGTATTAAGAAAGAGTTAGGAGATGTTTTGTGGTATGTATCAAATCTTTGTACAGAATTAAATTTCAATTTAGAAGATGTTGCATTGCAAAATCTTGAAAAATTAAAATTAAGAGCTGCTAAAGGGAAGATAAGAGGTTCTGGAGATGATAGATAA